One Elusimicrobiota bacterium DNA window includes the following coding sequences:
- a CDS encoding class I SAM-dependent methyltransferase codes for MNPYISAALAEMDKVVISKLEYPGPWALDPASCCFLAAFIRAAGFRKVLEFGSGFSSLMIAREIGAFEGNYLLSIDDSKYYSDIARESFENSGAQARVEFRVARLRPKFYGSRLLLSYRLPKGLLEALGPFDLVLIDAPYNGCGREAVFYDAFPAVSPGGYIILDDANREGMEKANVRSWRTAYGSAIRPVLLEGIGNGLNVIEKFEDTRPAPLPLAESFLTSLKTLRNMGRLLLSRGKESGKNA; via the coding sequence ATGAATCCATATATTTCCGCGGCTTTAGCCGAAATGGACAAGGTGGTGATTTCAAAACTTGAATATCCCGGACCTTGGGCGCTGGACCCGGCCTCCTGTTGTTTTTTAGCCGCTTTCATCCGCGCCGCCGGTTTCCGCAAAGTGCTTGAATTCGGCTCAGGCTTTTCTTCCCTTATGATAGCCCGTGAAATAGGCGCTTTTGAGGGCAACTATCTGCTTTCCATCGACGACTCCAAATACTATTCGGACATTGCGCGGGAAAGTTTTGAAAATTCCGGCGCGCAGGCCCGCGTGGAATTCCGCGTGGCGCGGCTTAGGCCGAAATTTTACGGTTCGCGGCTGCTGCTTTCTTACCGCCTGCCTAAAGGCCTGCTTGAGGCCCTGGGGCCTTTTGACCTGGTCCTGATAGACGCGCCGTATAACGGCTGCGGGCGCGAGGCCGTTTTTTATGACGCTTTCCCGGCTGTCAGTCCCGGCGGATATATAATACTTGACGATGCCAACAGAGAAGGTATGGAAAAGGCGAATGTGCGCAGCTGGCGGACCGCTTATGGGAGCGCCATAAGGCCGGTTCTGCTTGAAGGAATAGGCAATGGCCTTAATGTGATCGAGAAATTTGAGGATACGCGCCCCGCGCCCCTTCCGCTTGCAGAGTCGTTTTTAACCTCCCTTAAAACCCTGCGCAACATGGGCCGTCTGCTGCTGAG